Proteins found in one Zea mays cultivar B73 chromosome 1, Zm-B73-REFERENCE-NAM-5.0, whole genome shotgun sequence genomic segment:
- the LOC103644204 gene encoding homeobox-DDT domain protein RLT3 isoform X1 yields the protein MPRDQMVTNGFGAKRDNAGAKKSPQQIQRLEKFYSDVQYPKPEEMGEYATCVGLTYSQVRIWFKERRRKERRMEMGAIGSQMERQFSARSSGPRCSSSSSFCNQAPIYDISRSESDTWGMSTAGEESKILSQVLFPKDYILSKIFRKDGPPLGSEFDPLPQSAHGCIRDTTCHHSSENQRTVKKRKIIESTNQRSDVYENTAPVRKHGIGKGLMTVWHAMYSHNVKCQSGRNFIDETGCLRSLRPFDDFDGLEDRDNGRKTQNQGMTRKKIVKRSKVLVNRKKVPCKRVTGPKVHPPMACHLSVDESESLELQTELVTLVDDEELELSELQTGPNPLRCSAHLSSSGRHDCPLCKDLLAKFPPQSLKMKKLFSTKPWESSPEMVKKLFQIIRYVYTHFGSIDVHPFIFDEFVQAFHDKDSSLLGEVHVGLLKLLLLKAEIGSDGVFVPRSSKDCRFLSFLNFVREQEFDANVWIRSLNALTWVEILRQVLVASGFGPKQHLLNQEFFNKEKNQMAKYGLRPRTLKGELFALLSKAGSCGLKVSVLAKSSEIIDLNVSSPLELEQLISLALSSDITLFEKIAPSAYRLRVDPQIKGEEDSMSDSDDSGSVDEDEDASRSDDGSDGSQKLKFLENESRLARRKEKNAHGSPNKCSEIDESYSGEKWLLALMEGEYSDLSIDEKLDCLVALIDVVSGAGSVPRLEEPQRVLHNVPRVHPPQSGGKIKKSTKNLCQYSDESLNGSGSLDCCHQGQSGRRKNQDYTTDPGRNDLPIAAHGPQVVLLGSDRRYNSYWLFLGPCREDDPGHRRVYFESSEDGHWEVIDSPQELLSLLSILDSRGTREAHLLTSMEKRQACLFEAMKKHVEGGKAARLPASSDSYCSQTSSGDGTSPKTSSVDGASSVSDIENTSVPTSLKDSNLDSSSAVVIESGRGGDEKISMWERLQAFDKWIWTSFYSILTAVKSGKKSFKESLLRCGSCHDLYWRDEKHCRICHSTFEVGFDLEEKYAVHVATCREPELSHEVPNHKFLPSQLQALKAAIHAIEASMPEAAFTGSWMKSAHKLWVKRLRRTSSLPELLQVLVDFVGAMDVDWLYKSSSARLRTNLDDIIVDFQTMPQTTSAVALWVVQLDALIAPYLDNAMARQLVNAR from the exons ATGCCTCGCGACCAG ATGGTGACCAATGGTTTTGGAGCAAAAAGGGATAATGCAGGGGCAAAAAAATCTCCCCAGCAAATTCAGAGGCTGGAGAAGTTTTACTCTG ATGTACAGTATCCAAAGCCAGAGGAAATGGGTGAGTATGCAACCTGTGTTGGTTTGACTTACAGTCAGGTCCGTATATGGTTCAAAGAGCGAAGGAGAAAAGAGAGGAGGATGGAGATGGGAGCCATTGGGTCTCAGATGGAAAGGCAATTTAGTGCACGTTCCAGTGGACCTAGATGCAGCAGCAGTTCTTCGTTTTGTAACCAAGCTCCCATCTATGACATTTCACGTTCAGAGTCGGACACCTGGGGTATGAGCACGGCAGGAGAGGAAAGTAAAATTCTATCACAAGTTCTGTTTCCCAAGGATTATATCCTGAGCAAAATTTTCCGCAAGGATGGTCCACCTCTTGGTAGTGAATTCGACCCCCTCCCCCAAAGTGCACATGGCTGTATCAGAG ACACTACATGCCATCATTCCTCTGAGAACCAAAGAACTGTGAAGAAGAGAAAG ATCATAGAGTCAACTAACCAGAGATCTGATGTGTATGAGAATACTGCTCCTGTGAGGAAACATGGAATTGGCAAAGGTCTAATGACAGTGTGGCATGCCATGTATTCCCATAACGTGAAATGTCAAAGCGGTCGAAATTTCATTGATGAAACTGGTTGCTTGAGGTCTCTTAGACCGTTTGACGATTTTGATGGATTAGAAGATCGCGATAATGGAAGGAAGACTCAA AATCAAGGTATGACACGGAAAAAGATAGTCAAAAGGAGTAAAGTTCTGGTGAATAGAAAAAAG GTGCCGTGTAAGAGAGTTACTGGTCCAAAGGTGCATCCTCCAATGGCTTGCCATCTTTCAGTTGATGAATCAGAATCTTTAGAACTACAGACTGAACTAGTGACTTTAGTGGATGATGAGGAGCTCGAGCTCAGTGAATTACAAACAGGTCCGAATCCATTGAGATGTTCAGCTCACCTGTCTTCAAGTGGTAGACATGACTGCCCCCTTTGTAAAG ATTTACTTGCCAAGTTTCCTCCACAAAGTTTGAAGATGAAAAAGCTATTCTCTACAAAACCTTGGGAGTCATCACCTGAAATGGTGAAAAAGCTTTTTCAG ATTATCCGGTATGTATACACTCATTTTGGCAGTATTGATGTCCACCCCTTCATATTTGATGAGTTTGTGCAAGCATTCCATGACAAG GACTCCTCGTTGTTGGGGGAAGTACATGTTGGTCTTCTCAAGCTACTGTTGTTAAAGGCTGAAATAGGAAGTGATGGTGTATTTGTTCCACGATCTTCTAAAGACTGCAGATTTCTCAGTTTCCTGAACTTT GTTAGGGAACAAGAATTCGATGCCAATGTTTGGATCAGATCGTTGAATGCTCTTACATGGGTTGAGATACTTCGTCAAGTCCTTGTTGCTTCAGGCTTTGGGCCAAAACAGCATTTGCTGAATCAAGAATTCTTTAACAAG GAGAAAAATCAAATGGCTAAATATGGTTTACGTCCCCGCACACTGAAAGGAGAATTGTTTGCACTGTTGTCTAAGGCAGGAAGTTGTGGGTTAAAGGTTTCAGTACTAGCCAAATCATCTGAG ATTATTGATCTTAATGTTTCGAGCCCATTAGAACTAGAGCAGTTGATATCTTTAGCTCTCTCCAGTGACATCACATTATTTGAGAAGATTGCACCTTCTGCATATCGTCTCCGTGTTGACCCCCAAATTAAAGGGGAAGAAGATTCTATGTCAGATAGTGATGATTCTGGAAGTgttgatgaggatgaggatgcTAGCCGAAGTGATGATGGATCTGATGGTTCCCAAAAGTTAAAATTTCTTGAGAATGAAAGCAGACTTGCTCGAAGGAAGGAGAAAAATGCACATGGAAGTCCAAATAAATGTAGTGAAATTGATGAAAGTTATTCAGGTGAAAAATGGCTTTTGGCATTGATGGAAGGCGAGTATTCAGATCTAAGCATTGATGAGAAGTTGGATTGTTTGGTTGCTTTAATAGATGTTGTTTCTGGTGCTGGTTCTGTTCCAAGACTTGAG GAACCGCAAAGAGTCTTGCATAATGTGCCCAGAGTGCATCCACCACAATCAGGTGGGAAAATAAAGAAATCAACTAAAAACCTTTGTCAATATAGCGATGAGTCCTTAAATGGTTCAGGAAGTTTGGATTGTTGTCATCAAGGCCAGTCAGGAAGGCGAAAAAATCAGGATTACACCACTGACCCTGGAAGGAACGATTTACCTATTGCTGCTCATGGACCACAAGTTGTTCTCTTAGGATCAGACCGCAGGTATAATAGCTATTGGCTCTTCCTTGGTCCTTGTAGGGAAGATGATCCAGGGCATCGTAGGGTCTACTTCGAGTCCTCAGAGGATGGTCACTGGGAGGTGATTGATTCACCACAG GAATTACTTTCCTTGCTATCTATCCTCGATAGCAGGGGCACTAGGGAAGCACATCTCCTTACATCGATGGAGAAGAGACAAGCCTGCCTTTTTGAAGCCATGAAAAAACATGTGGAAGGAGGGAAGGCAGCCAGGCTTCCAGCCTCATCTGATTCATACTGCTCCCAGACAAGTAGTGGAGATGGAACTTCGCCCAAGACAAGTAGTGTGGATGGAGCTTCATCTGTATCAGACATTGAGAACACTTCTGTTCCTACAAGCCTCAAAGATAGTAATTTGGATTCATCGTCTGCCGTAGTAATTGAAAGTGGGAGGGGAGGTGATGAGAAAATATCTATGTGGGAACGGCTGCAAGCATTTGATAAATGGATCTGGACTTCTTTTTACTCCATCCTTACTGCTGTTAAAAGTGGCAAGAAGTCATTTAAGGAGTCACTACTTCGTTGTGGAAGTTGTCATGATCTATATTGGAGAGATGAAAAGCACTGCAGAATATGCCATTCAACTTTCGAGGTTGGTTttgatcttgaagaaaaatatgCTGTACATGTGGCGACGTGCAGGGAGCCTGAACTTTCACATGAGGTACCAAATCATAAATTTCTGCCATCACAGCTACAGGCACTTAAAGCAGCCATTCATGCTATTGAG GCCTCTATGCCTGAGGCAGCTTTTACTGGTTCTTGGATGAAGTCTGCTCACAAGCTGTGGGTTAAGCGGCTGCGACGAACGTCATCATTGCCAGAGCTTTTGCAG GTTCTTGTCGATTTTGTAGGGGCAATGGATGTTGATTGGTTGTACAAAAGTTCATCTGCGagattgagaacaaatctggatgaCATCATTGTCGACTTTCAGACAATGCCACAAACAACATCAGCAGTTGCACTTTGGGTTGTCCAATTGGATGCCCTCATTGCGCCTTATTTGGATAATGCCATGGCAA GACAGCTGGTGAATGCTAGGTAG
- the LOC103644204 gene encoding homeobox-DDT domain protein RLT3 isoform X2, with amino-acid sequence MPRDQMVTNGFGAKRDNAGAKKSPQQIQRLEKFYSDVQYPKPEEMGEYATCVGLTYSQVRIWFKERRRKERRMEMGAIGSQMERQFSARSSGPRCSSSSSFCNQAPIYDISRSESDTWGMSTAGEESKILSQVLFPKDYILSKIFRKDGPPLGSEFDPLPQSAHGCIRDTTCHHSSENQRTVKKRKIIESTNQRSDVYENTAPVRKHGIGKGLMTVWHAMYSHNVKCQSGRNFIDETGCLRSLRPFDDFDGLEDRDNGRKTQNQGMTRKKIVKRSKVLVNRKKVPCKRVTGPKVHPPMACHLSVDESESLELQTELVTLVDDEELELSELQTGPNPLRCSAHLSSSGRHDCPLCKDLLAKFPPQSLKMKKLFSTKPWESSPEMVKKLFQIIRYVYTHFGSIDVHPFIFDEFVQAFHDKDSSLLGEVHVGLLKLLLLKAEIGSDGVFVPRSSKDCRFLSFLNFVREQEFDANVWIRSLNALTWVEILRQVLVASGFGPKQHLLNQEFFNKEKNQMAKYGLRPRTLKGELFALLSKAGSCGLKVSVLAKSSEIIDLNVSSPLELEQLISLALSSDITLFEKIAPSAYRLRVDPQIKGEEDSMSDSDDSGSVDEDEDASRSDDGSDGSQKLKFLENESRLARRKEKNAHGSPNKCSEIDESYSGEKWLLALMEGEYSDLSIDEKLDCLVALIDVVSGAGSVPRLEEPQRVLHNVPRVHPPQSGGKIKKSTKNLCQYSDESLNGSGSLDCCHQGQSGRRKNQDYTTDPGRNDLPIAAHGPQVVLLGSDRRYNSYWLFLGPCREDDPGHRRVYFESSEDGHWEVIDSPQELLSLLSILDSRGTREAHLLTSMEKRQACLFEAMKKHVEGGKAARLPASSDSYCSQTSSGDGTSPKTSSVDGASSVSDIENTSVPTSLKDSNLDSSSAVVIESGRGGDEKISMWERLQAFDKWIWTSFYSILTAVKSGKKSFKESLLRCGSCHDLYWRDEKHCRICHSTFEVGFDLEEKYAVHVATCREPELSHEVPNHKFLPSQLQALKAAIHAIEASMPEAAFTGSWMKSAHKLWVKRLRRTSSLPELLQVLVDFVGAMDVDWLYKSSSARLRTNLDDIIVDFQTMPQTTSAVALWVVQLDALIAPYLDNAMATGEC; translated from the exons ATGCCTCGCGACCAG ATGGTGACCAATGGTTTTGGAGCAAAAAGGGATAATGCAGGGGCAAAAAAATCTCCCCAGCAAATTCAGAGGCTGGAGAAGTTTTACTCTG ATGTACAGTATCCAAAGCCAGAGGAAATGGGTGAGTATGCAACCTGTGTTGGTTTGACTTACAGTCAGGTCCGTATATGGTTCAAAGAGCGAAGGAGAAAAGAGAGGAGGATGGAGATGGGAGCCATTGGGTCTCAGATGGAAAGGCAATTTAGTGCACGTTCCAGTGGACCTAGATGCAGCAGCAGTTCTTCGTTTTGTAACCAAGCTCCCATCTATGACATTTCACGTTCAGAGTCGGACACCTGGGGTATGAGCACGGCAGGAGAGGAAAGTAAAATTCTATCACAAGTTCTGTTTCCCAAGGATTATATCCTGAGCAAAATTTTCCGCAAGGATGGTCCACCTCTTGGTAGTGAATTCGACCCCCTCCCCCAAAGTGCACATGGCTGTATCAGAG ACACTACATGCCATCATTCCTCTGAGAACCAAAGAACTGTGAAGAAGAGAAAG ATCATAGAGTCAACTAACCAGAGATCTGATGTGTATGAGAATACTGCTCCTGTGAGGAAACATGGAATTGGCAAAGGTCTAATGACAGTGTGGCATGCCATGTATTCCCATAACGTGAAATGTCAAAGCGGTCGAAATTTCATTGATGAAACTGGTTGCTTGAGGTCTCTTAGACCGTTTGACGATTTTGATGGATTAGAAGATCGCGATAATGGAAGGAAGACTCAA AATCAAGGTATGACACGGAAAAAGATAGTCAAAAGGAGTAAAGTTCTGGTGAATAGAAAAAAG GTGCCGTGTAAGAGAGTTACTGGTCCAAAGGTGCATCCTCCAATGGCTTGCCATCTTTCAGTTGATGAATCAGAATCTTTAGAACTACAGACTGAACTAGTGACTTTAGTGGATGATGAGGAGCTCGAGCTCAGTGAATTACAAACAGGTCCGAATCCATTGAGATGTTCAGCTCACCTGTCTTCAAGTGGTAGACATGACTGCCCCCTTTGTAAAG ATTTACTTGCCAAGTTTCCTCCACAAAGTTTGAAGATGAAAAAGCTATTCTCTACAAAACCTTGGGAGTCATCACCTGAAATGGTGAAAAAGCTTTTTCAG ATTATCCGGTATGTATACACTCATTTTGGCAGTATTGATGTCCACCCCTTCATATTTGATGAGTTTGTGCAAGCATTCCATGACAAG GACTCCTCGTTGTTGGGGGAAGTACATGTTGGTCTTCTCAAGCTACTGTTGTTAAAGGCTGAAATAGGAAGTGATGGTGTATTTGTTCCACGATCTTCTAAAGACTGCAGATTTCTCAGTTTCCTGAACTTT GTTAGGGAACAAGAATTCGATGCCAATGTTTGGATCAGATCGTTGAATGCTCTTACATGGGTTGAGATACTTCGTCAAGTCCTTGTTGCTTCAGGCTTTGGGCCAAAACAGCATTTGCTGAATCAAGAATTCTTTAACAAG GAGAAAAATCAAATGGCTAAATATGGTTTACGTCCCCGCACACTGAAAGGAGAATTGTTTGCACTGTTGTCTAAGGCAGGAAGTTGTGGGTTAAAGGTTTCAGTACTAGCCAAATCATCTGAG ATTATTGATCTTAATGTTTCGAGCCCATTAGAACTAGAGCAGTTGATATCTTTAGCTCTCTCCAGTGACATCACATTATTTGAGAAGATTGCACCTTCTGCATATCGTCTCCGTGTTGACCCCCAAATTAAAGGGGAAGAAGATTCTATGTCAGATAGTGATGATTCTGGAAGTgttgatgaggatgaggatgcTAGCCGAAGTGATGATGGATCTGATGGTTCCCAAAAGTTAAAATTTCTTGAGAATGAAAGCAGACTTGCTCGAAGGAAGGAGAAAAATGCACATGGAAGTCCAAATAAATGTAGTGAAATTGATGAAAGTTATTCAGGTGAAAAATGGCTTTTGGCATTGATGGAAGGCGAGTATTCAGATCTAAGCATTGATGAGAAGTTGGATTGTTTGGTTGCTTTAATAGATGTTGTTTCTGGTGCTGGTTCTGTTCCAAGACTTGAG GAACCGCAAAGAGTCTTGCATAATGTGCCCAGAGTGCATCCACCACAATCAGGTGGGAAAATAAAGAAATCAACTAAAAACCTTTGTCAATATAGCGATGAGTCCTTAAATGGTTCAGGAAGTTTGGATTGTTGTCATCAAGGCCAGTCAGGAAGGCGAAAAAATCAGGATTACACCACTGACCCTGGAAGGAACGATTTACCTATTGCTGCTCATGGACCACAAGTTGTTCTCTTAGGATCAGACCGCAGGTATAATAGCTATTGGCTCTTCCTTGGTCCTTGTAGGGAAGATGATCCAGGGCATCGTAGGGTCTACTTCGAGTCCTCAGAGGATGGTCACTGGGAGGTGATTGATTCACCACAG GAATTACTTTCCTTGCTATCTATCCTCGATAGCAGGGGCACTAGGGAAGCACATCTCCTTACATCGATGGAGAAGAGACAAGCCTGCCTTTTTGAAGCCATGAAAAAACATGTGGAAGGAGGGAAGGCAGCCAGGCTTCCAGCCTCATCTGATTCATACTGCTCCCAGACAAGTAGTGGAGATGGAACTTCGCCCAAGACAAGTAGTGTGGATGGAGCTTCATCTGTATCAGACATTGAGAACACTTCTGTTCCTACAAGCCTCAAAGATAGTAATTTGGATTCATCGTCTGCCGTAGTAATTGAAAGTGGGAGGGGAGGTGATGAGAAAATATCTATGTGGGAACGGCTGCAAGCATTTGATAAATGGATCTGGACTTCTTTTTACTCCATCCTTACTGCTGTTAAAAGTGGCAAGAAGTCATTTAAGGAGTCACTACTTCGTTGTGGAAGTTGTCATGATCTATATTGGAGAGATGAAAAGCACTGCAGAATATGCCATTCAACTTTCGAGGTTGGTTttgatcttgaagaaaaatatgCTGTACATGTGGCGACGTGCAGGGAGCCTGAACTTTCACATGAGGTACCAAATCATAAATTTCTGCCATCACAGCTACAGGCACTTAAAGCAGCCATTCATGCTATTGAG GCCTCTATGCCTGAGGCAGCTTTTACTGGTTCTTGGATGAAGTCTGCTCACAAGCTGTGGGTTAAGCGGCTGCGACGAACGTCATCATTGCCAGAGCTTTTGCAG GTTCTTGTCGATTTTGTAGGGGCAATGGATGTTGATTGGTTGTACAAAAGTTCATCTGCGagattgagaacaaatctggatgaCATCATTGTCGACTTTCAGACAATGCCACAAACAACATCAGCAGTTGCACTTTGGGTTGTCCAATTGGATGCCCTCATTGCGCCTTATTTGGATAATGCCATGGCAA CTGGTGAATGCTAG
- the LOC103644204 gene encoding homeobox-DDT domain protein RLT3 isoform X3, whose amino-acid sequence MPRDQMVTNGFGAKRDNAGAKKSPQQIQRLEKFYSDVQYPKPEEMGEYATCVGLTYSQVRIWFKERRRKERRMEMGAIGSQMERQFSARSSGPRCSSSSSFCNQAPIYDISRSESDTWGMSTAGEESKILSQVLFPKDYILSKIFRKDGPPLGSEFDPLPQSAHGCIRDTTCHHSSENQRTVKKRKIIESTNQRSDVYENTAPVRKHGIGKGLMTVWHAMYSHNVKCQSGRNFIDETGCLRSLRPFDDFDGLEDRDNGRKTQNQGMTRKKIVKRSKVLVNRKKVPCKRVTGPKVHPPMACHLSVDESESLELQTELVTLVDDEELELSELQTGPNPLRCSAHLSSSGRHDCPLCKDLLAKFPPQSLKMKKLFSTKPWESSPEMVKKLFQIIRYVYTHFGSIDVHPFIFDEFVQAFHDKDSSLLGEVHVGLLKLLLLKAEIGSDGVFVPRSSKDCRFLSFLNFVREQEFDANVWIRSLNALTWVEILRQVLVASGFGPKQHLLNQEFFNKEKNQMAKYGLRPRTLKGELFALLSKAGSCGLKVSVLAKSSEIIDLNVSSPLELEQLISLALSSDITLFEKIAPSAYRLRVDPQIKGEEDSMSDSDDSGSVDEDEDASRSDDGSDGSQKLKFLENESRLARRKEKNAHGSPNKCSEIDESYSGEKWLLALMEGEYSDLSIDEKLDCLVALIDVVSGAGSVPRLEEPQRVLHNVPRVHPPQSGGKIKKSTKNLCQYSDESLNGSGSLDCCHQGQSGRRKNQDYTTDPGRNDLPIAAHGPQVVLLGSDRRYNSYWLFLGPCREDDPGHRRVYFESSEDGHWEVIDSPQELLSLLSILDSRGTREAHLLTSMEKRQACLFEAMKKHVEGGKAARLPASSDSYCSQTSSGDGTSPKTSSVDGASSVSDIENTSVPTSLKDSNLDSSSAVVIESGRGGDEKISMWERLQAFDKWIWTSFYSILTAVKSGKKSFKESLLRCGSCHDLYWRDEKHCRICHSTFEVGFDLEEKYAVHVATCREPELSHEVPNHKFLPSQLQALKAAIHAIEASMPEAAFTGSWMKSAHKLWVKRLRRTSSLPELLQVLVDFVGAMDVDWLYKSSSARLRTNLDDIIVDFQTMPQTTSAVALWVVQLDALIAPYLDNAMDSW is encoded by the exons ATGCCTCGCGACCAG ATGGTGACCAATGGTTTTGGAGCAAAAAGGGATAATGCAGGGGCAAAAAAATCTCCCCAGCAAATTCAGAGGCTGGAGAAGTTTTACTCTG ATGTACAGTATCCAAAGCCAGAGGAAATGGGTGAGTATGCAACCTGTGTTGGTTTGACTTACAGTCAGGTCCGTATATGGTTCAAAGAGCGAAGGAGAAAAGAGAGGAGGATGGAGATGGGAGCCATTGGGTCTCAGATGGAAAGGCAATTTAGTGCACGTTCCAGTGGACCTAGATGCAGCAGCAGTTCTTCGTTTTGTAACCAAGCTCCCATCTATGACATTTCACGTTCAGAGTCGGACACCTGGGGTATGAGCACGGCAGGAGAGGAAAGTAAAATTCTATCACAAGTTCTGTTTCCCAAGGATTATATCCTGAGCAAAATTTTCCGCAAGGATGGTCCACCTCTTGGTAGTGAATTCGACCCCCTCCCCCAAAGTGCACATGGCTGTATCAGAG ACACTACATGCCATCATTCCTCTGAGAACCAAAGAACTGTGAAGAAGAGAAAG ATCATAGAGTCAACTAACCAGAGATCTGATGTGTATGAGAATACTGCTCCTGTGAGGAAACATGGAATTGGCAAAGGTCTAATGACAGTGTGGCATGCCATGTATTCCCATAACGTGAAATGTCAAAGCGGTCGAAATTTCATTGATGAAACTGGTTGCTTGAGGTCTCTTAGACCGTTTGACGATTTTGATGGATTAGAAGATCGCGATAATGGAAGGAAGACTCAA AATCAAGGTATGACACGGAAAAAGATAGTCAAAAGGAGTAAAGTTCTGGTGAATAGAAAAAAG GTGCCGTGTAAGAGAGTTACTGGTCCAAAGGTGCATCCTCCAATGGCTTGCCATCTTTCAGTTGATGAATCAGAATCTTTAGAACTACAGACTGAACTAGTGACTTTAGTGGATGATGAGGAGCTCGAGCTCAGTGAATTACAAACAGGTCCGAATCCATTGAGATGTTCAGCTCACCTGTCTTCAAGTGGTAGACATGACTGCCCCCTTTGTAAAG ATTTACTTGCCAAGTTTCCTCCACAAAGTTTGAAGATGAAAAAGCTATTCTCTACAAAACCTTGGGAGTCATCACCTGAAATGGTGAAAAAGCTTTTTCAG ATTATCCGGTATGTATACACTCATTTTGGCAGTATTGATGTCCACCCCTTCATATTTGATGAGTTTGTGCAAGCATTCCATGACAAG GACTCCTCGTTGTTGGGGGAAGTACATGTTGGTCTTCTCAAGCTACTGTTGTTAAAGGCTGAAATAGGAAGTGATGGTGTATTTGTTCCACGATCTTCTAAAGACTGCAGATTTCTCAGTTTCCTGAACTTT GTTAGGGAACAAGAATTCGATGCCAATGTTTGGATCAGATCGTTGAATGCTCTTACATGGGTTGAGATACTTCGTCAAGTCCTTGTTGCTTCAGGCTTTGGGCCAAAACAGCATTTGCTGAATCAAGAATTCTTTAACAAG GAGAAAAATCAAATGGCTAAATATGGTTTACGTCCCCGCACACTGAAAGGAGAATTGTTTGCACTGTTGTCTAAGGCAGGAAGTTGTGGGTTAAAGGTTTCAGTACTAGCCAAATCATCTGAG ATTATTGATCTTAATGTTTCGAGCCCATTAGAACTAGAGCAGTTGATATCTTTAGCTCTCTCCAGTGACATCACATTATTTGAGAAGATTGCACCTTCTGCATATCGTCTCCGTGTTGACCCCCAAATTAAAGGGGAAGAAGATTCTATGTCAGATAGTGATGATTCTGGAAGTgttgatgaggatgaggatgcTAGCCGAAGTGATGATGGATCTGATGGTTCCCAAAAGTTAAAATTTCTTGAGAATGAAAGCAGACTTGCTCGAAGGAAGGAGAAAAATGCACATGGAAGTCCAAATAAATGTAGTGAAATTGATGAAAGTTATTCAGGTGAAAAATGGCTTTTGGCATTGATGGAAGGCGAGTATTCAGATCTAAGCATTGATGAGAAGTTGGATTGTTTGGTTGCTTTAATAGATGTTGTTTCTGGTGCTGGTTCTGTTCCAAGACTTGAG GAACCGCAAAGAGTCTTGCATAATGTGCCCAGAGTGCATCCACCACAATCAGGTGGGAAAATAAAGAAATCAACTAAAAACCTTTGTCAATATAGCGATGAGTCCTTAAATGGTTCAGGAAGTTTGGATTGTTGTCATCAAGGCCAGTCAGGAAGGCGAAAAAATCAGGATTACACCACTGACCCTGGAAGGAACGATTTACCTATTGCTGCTCATGGACCACAAGTTGTTCTCTTAGGATCAGACCGCAGGTATAATAGCTATTGGCTCTTCCTTGGTCCTTGTAGGGAAGATGATCCAGGGCATCGTAGGGTCTACTTCGAGTCCTCAGAGGATGGTCACTGGGAGGTGATTGATTCACCACAG GAATTACTTTCCTTGCTATCTATCCTCGATAGCAGGGGCACTAGGGAAGCACATCTCCTTACATCGATGGAGAAGAGACAAGCCTGCCTTTTTGAAGCCATGAAAAAACATGTGGAAGGAGGGAAGGCAGCCAGGCTTCCAGCCTCATCTGATTCATACTGCTCCCAGACAAGTAGTGGAGATGGAACTTCGCCCAAGACAAGTAGTGTGGATGGAGCTTCATCTGTATCAGACATTGAGAACACTTCTGTTCCTACAAGCCTCAAAGATAGTAATTTGGATTCATCGTCTGCCGTAGTAATTGAAAGTGGGAGGGGAGGTGATGAGAAAATATCTATGTGGGAACGGCTGCAAGCATTTGATAAATGGATCTGGACTTCTTTTTACTCCATCCTTACTGCTGTTAAAAGTGGCAAGAAGTCATTTAAGGAGTCACTACTTCGTTGTGGAAGTTGTCATGATCTATATTGGAGAGATGAAAAGCACTGCAGAATATGCCATTCAACTTTCGAGGTTGGTTttgatcttgaagaaaaatatgCTGTACATGTGGCGACGTGCAGGGAGCCTGAACTTTCACATGAGGTACCAAATCATAAATTTCTGCCATCACAGCTACAGGCACTTAAAGCAGCCATTCATGCTATTGAG GCCTCTATGCCTGAGGCAGCTTTTACTGGTTCTTGGATGAAGTCTGCTCACAAGCTGTGGGTTAAGCGGCTGCGACGAACGTCATCATTGCCAGAGCTTTTGCAG GTTCTTGTCGATTTTGTAGGGGCAATGGATGTTGATTGGTTGTACAAAAGTTCATCTGCGagattgagaacaaatctggatgaCATCATTGTCGACTTTCAGACAATGCCACAAACAACATCAGCAGTTGCACTTTGGGTTGTCCAATTGGATGCCCTCATTGCGCCTTATTTGGATAATGCCATG GACAGCTGGTGA